The following are encoded together in the Paludisphaera mucosa genome:
- a CDS encoding DUF6797 domain-containing protein — protein sequence MRRTVPPLVAAASLALASLGAASGEEAPAVSARFAVEDAERLAREARESGDPARGALVFFRPSLQCAQCHAGDVKGKPPSLGPDLAAIGRPKSDRHVVESILAPSKEIRPGFEPVVVARRDGTVLTGLLAGERPEALLVRDPARNGEVVVVPREEIEERKAGATSVMPAGLVEQLADRREFLDLVRYVLDIAENGPARALALRPPESAFAAPPLPEYERRVDHAGLIAGLGPESYRRGEAIYDRVCVNCHGTPDRPGSLPNSLRFASGAFKNGKDPLSLYRTLTHGFGQMTPQSWMVPEQKYDVIHYIREAYLKPRNPSQYVPADPVYIAGLPKGDTRGPAATAVEPWLTMDYGPSLSLTCEVGDDGSNFAYKGVAVRLDAGPGGVSRGRAWAAFEHDTLRLAAGWTGDGFIDWNGINFNGRHEVHPRVAGVVQVGNPSGPGWADPATGSFVDPRLRGRDGRAYGPLPRAWAHYRGQYRHGDRVVLAYTVGTTDVLETPSADLNGPEPVFSRTFNLGPRAKPMVLQVARGAAGLMRTFPSGDGAEGAVAFLGPEPGPAPNSPPDAPPVRFDGGTHVEIAKTTAIDLSRGDFTIAARFQTREGGSLFAETAPGERWVPDGRTLCVRDGRPVFDIGWVGALESGRDVDDGAWHEVVLTYDHATGRAILFVDGARDEAKELPPKGALADRVARIGYTAPDFPQPKSHFEGRIAEVRLFGKALAPDEAAGAMTTGTDDARLVACWKPDAALGGEVRDVTGHGHDGRVVRGDSPRPLEAGVLAGVSPPVAGVAWSSTAEGDLRLTIPAGPEPLRFTLATARVPKAGDAKSLASALKDGIATDLAALTRGGPSRWPVVLETAVQPGRDDGPFAIDVLTPPDANPWNCRMRASGLDFFPGGRALALCTWDGDVWRVDGLDDPAGRLRWRRFACGLFQPLGLKVVDGVVHVSCRDQIVALRDLDGDGEADYYENINSDHQVTDHFHEFAMDLQTDVEGSFYYARAARHGKTAVVPQHGTLLKVARDGSRTEILATGFRAPNGVCLNPDGSFFSTDQEGFWLPKNRINHVVRGGFYGNMWGFHDVADPSDSAMAPPVCWIDNAMDRSPAEPVWVDSAKWGPLKGSLLNLSYGMGKVFVVPHETVAGEVQGGVCELPGASFPTGVMRGRFHPVDGQLYVCGLFAWAGNREQPGGLYRLRYTGKPVHVPVGLHARQGRLDLTFSGPLDRETAVETARFSVSTWTLRRSAEYGSKHHDERTIPVDSASLSADARTLSLHIRDLAPSQCMEVVYDLKGSAGEPVAGRLQNTILRLGE from the coding sequence ATGAGACGAACCGTCCCGCCCCTCGTCGCCGCCGCGTCCCTGGCGCTCGCCTCGCTCGGGGCCGCGTCCGGCGAGGAGGCCCCGGCCGTCTCCGCTCGATTCGCCGTCGAAGACGCCGAGCGACTGGCGAGGGAGGCCCGCGAGTCGGGCGACCCGGCGCGGGGGGCCCTCGTCTTCTTCCGGCCGTCGCTCCAGTGCGCCCAGTGCCACGCCGGCGACGTGAAGGGCAAGCCGCCGTCGCTCGGCCCCGACCTCGCCGCGATCGGCCGTCCGAAGTCGGATCGTCACGTCGTCGAGTCGATCCTCGCGCCTTCGAAGGAGATCCGGCCGGGATTCGAGCCCGTCGTCGTCGCCCGGCGCGACGGTACGGTGCTCACCGGGCTGCTCGCGGGCGAACGGCCCGAAGCCCTCCTGGTCCGCGACCCGGCACGCAACGGCGAGGTCGTCGTCGTCCCCCGCGAGGAGATCGAGGAACGCAAGGCGGGCGCGACGTCGGTGATGCCGGCGGGGCTCGTCGAGCAGCTCGCCGACCGCCGCGAGTTCCTCGACCTCGTGCGTTACGTCCTGGACATCGCCGAGAACGGCCCGGCCCGCGCGCTCGCGCTGCGGCCCCCCGAATCGGCGTTCGCCGCGCCGCCGCTCCCCGAGTACGAAAGGCGCGTCGACCACGCGGGCCTGATCGCCGGCCTCGGGCCGGAGAGTTATCGACGCGGCGAGGCCATCTACGACCGCGTCTGCGTCAACTGCCACGGCACGCCGGACCGGCCCGGGTCGCTGCCGAACTCGCTGCGGTTCGCCTCGGGCGCGTTCAAGAACGGCAAGGACCCGCTGAGCCTGTATCGGACCCTGACGCACGGCTTCGGCCAGATGACGCCGCAGTCGTGGATGGTCCCCGAGCAGAAGTACGACGTGATCCATTACATTCGCGAGGCTTATCTGAAGCCGCGCAATCCTTCGCAATACGTTCCCGCAGACCCGGTCTACATCGCCGGCCTGCCGAAAGGCGACACCCGCGGCCCGGCGGCGACGGCCGTCGAGCCCTGGCTGACGATGGATTACGGCCCGAGCCTCTCGCTGACCTGCGAGGTCGGCGACGACGGCTCCAACTTCGCCTACAAGGGGGTCGCGGTGCGGCTCGACGCCGGCCCCGGCGGCGTCTCGCGCGGGCGGGCCTGGGCCGCGTTCGAGCACGACACCCTCCGCCTCGCCGCGGGCTGGACCGGCGACGGCTTCATCGACTGGAACGGGATCAACTTCAACGGCCGCCACGAGGTCCACCCCCGCGTCGCCGGCGTCGTCCAGGTCGGCAACCCGTCCGGCCCGGGATGGGCCGACCCGGCGACCGGCTCGTTCGTCGACCCCCGGCTCCGGGGCCGCGACGGCCGCGCCTACGGCCCCCTGCCCCGCGCGTGGGCCCATTACCGCGGCCAGTACCGCCACGGCGACCGGGTCGTCCTCGCCTACACCGTCGGGACCACGGACGTCCTGGAAACGCCGAGCGCCGACCTGAACGGGCCGGAGCCCGTCTTCAGCCGCACCTTCAACCTCGGTCCCCGCGCGAAGCCGATGGTCCTGCAGGTCGCCCGCGGGGCGGCGGGGTTGATGCGCACCTTCCCTTCGGGCGATGGGGCCGAGGGCGCGGTCGCCTTCCTCGGGCCCGAGCCGGGACCGGCCCCGAATTCGCCTCCCGACGCCCCGCCGGTCCGCTTCGACGGCGGCACGCACGTCGAGATCGCGAAGACGACGGCCATCGACCTGTCGCGCGGCGACTTCACGATCGCCGCGCGGTTCCAGACGCGCGAGGGCGGCAGCCTGTTCGCCGAGACGGCCCCCGGCGAGCGGTGGGTCCCCGACGGCAGGACGCTCTGCGTCCGCGACGGCCGCCCGGTCTTCGACATCGGCTGGGTCGGCGCTCTCGAATCGGGGCGTGACGTCGACGACGGCGCGTGGCACGAGGTCGTCCTGACCTACGACCACGCGACCGGCCGGGCGATCCTCTTCGTCGACGGCGCCCGCGACGAGGCGAAGGAGCTGCCCCCGAAGGGAGCCCTCGCCGACCGCGTCGCCCGCATCGGCTACACGGCCCCGGACTTCCCCCAGCCGAAGTCCCACTTCGAGGGGCGGATCGCCGAGGTCCGGCTCTTCGGCAAGGCCCTCGCCCCCGACGAGGCCGCCGGGGCCATGACGACGGGAACGGACGACGCCCGGCTCGTCGCCTGCTGGAAGCCGGACGCAGCTCTGGGCGGCGAGGTCCGCGACGTGACGGGCCACGGCCACGACGGGCGGGTCGTCCGGGGCGACTCGCCGCGGCCTCTTGAAGCGGGCGTCCTGGCCGGCGTCTCGCCCCCCGTCGCGGGCGTCGCGTGGTCGAGCACGGCCGAGGGCGACCTCAGGCTGACGATCCCGGCCGGCCCCGAGCCCCTCCGGTTCACGCTCGCGACCGCCCGCGTCCCCAAAGCGGGAGACGCGAAGTCCCTGGCCTCGGCCCTCAAGGACGGCATCGCGACCGACCTGGCCGCGCTCACGCGGGGCGGGCCTTCACGTTGGCCCGTGGTCCTGGAGACGGCCGTCCAGCCCGGCCGCGACGACGGACCGTTCGCGATCGACGTCCTCACGCCGCCCGACGCCAACCCGTGGAACTGCCGGATGCGGGCCTCGGGCCTCGACTTCTTCCCGGGCGGGCGGGCCCTCGCCCTCTGCACCTGGGACGGCGACGTCTGGCGCGTCGACGGCCTGGACGACCCCGCCGGCCGCCTCAGGTGGAGGCGGTTCGCCTGCGGGCTGTTCCAGCCGCTCGGGCTGAAGGTCGTCGACGGCGTGGTCCACGTCTCGTGCCGCGACCAGATCGTCGCCCTCCGCGACCTCGACGGCGACGGCGAGGCCGACTATTACGAGAACATCAACAGCGACCATCAGGTCACCGACCACTTCCACGAATTCGCGATGGACCTGCAGACCGACGTGGAGGGAAGCTTCTACTACGCCAGGGCCGCGCGGCACGGCAAGACCGCCGTAGTGCCTCAGCACGGCACGCTCCTGAAGGTCGCCCGCGACGGCTCGCGCACCGAGATCCTCGCCACCGGCTTCCGCGCCCCCAACGGCGTCTGCCTCAACCCCGACGGCTCGTTCTTCTCGACCGACCAGGAAGGGTTCTGGCTCCCCAAGAACCGGATCAACCACGTCGTCCGCGGCGGCTTCTACGGCAACATGTGGGGCTTCCACGACGTCGCCGACCCGTCCGACTCGGCCATGGCGCCCCCGGTCTGCTGGATCGACAACGCGATGGACCGTTCGCCGGCCGAGCCCGTGTGGGTCGACTCGGCGAAGTGGGGCCCGCTGAAGGGGAGCCTGCTGAACCTCTCGTACGGCATGGGCAAGGTGTTCGTCGTCCCCCACGAGACGGTCGCCGGCGAGGTCCAGGGGGGCGTCTGCGAGCTTCCGGGCGCGTCGTTCCCGACCGGCGTGATGCGCGGGCGGTTCCACCCGGTCGACGGCCAGCTCTACGTCTGCGGGCTCTTCGCCTGGGCCGGCAACCGCGAGCAGCCCGGCGGGCTCTACCGCCTGCGTTACACCGGCAAGCCCGTCCACGTCCCGGTCGGCCTGCACGCCCGCCAGGGCCGGCTCGACCTCACGTTCAGCGGGCCCCTCGATCGCGAAACCGCCGTCGAGACCGCCCGGTTCTCCGTCTCGACCTGGACGCTCCGGCGCTCGGCGGAGTACGGCTCGAAGCATCACGACGAGCGGACGATCCCGGTCGACTCCGCGAGCCTCTCGGCCGACGCGAGGACGCTGTCGCTCCACATCCGCGACCTCGCGCCGAGCCAGTGCATGGAAGTCGTCTACGACCTCAAGGGCTCCGCCGGCGAGCCCGTCGCCGGCCGGCTCCAGAACACGATCCTCCGCCTGGGGGAGTGA
- a CDS encoding DUF1501 domain-containing protein gives MDASHRGSHPRVTRRTAVQAGALGLMGLGMNHMEALRAATPPDGATGGTAKSCVYIFLSGGLSQHESFDMKPDAPEGIRGEFKPIATETPGVQVCEHLPGLARRSRQWAVVRSLTHATNDHTLGHYLMLTGRSKPDPDYRGDRQPRSTDWPSIASVVGDATAGRGHNLPPAIVVPDRLVHWSGGAIPGAYGGQMGSRRDPFFIEASPYGNPFWKGAYPEYSFPNESIKPPTSPDERVFQAPSLTLSPGMTLDRLAHRTELLGELDRQRGLLEATATAARFDRHRQSAVSLLASPEIRRAFDVTRADDATQDRYGRNSFGWTLLMAFRLVEAGVSLVQVNLGSNETWDTHGDIFPRLKDKLLPPTDRALGALLDDLEATGLLDSTLVVMGSEFGRTPKLSTLPESYKFAGRDHWGAVQSVWFAGGGVRGGTVVGASDKIGAYPTATPQTPENLAATIYKALGIPDTASWRDDLDRPHLIYQGSPIPGLI, from the coding sequence ATGGACGCGTCGCATCGCGGCTCGCACCCGAGGGTCACCCGGCGGACGGCCGTGCAGGCCGGGGCCCTGGGGCTGATGGGGCTGGGGATGAACCACATGGAGGCGCTGCGCGCGGCGACGCCTCCGGACGGGGCGACGGGCGGCACGGCGAAGTCGTGTGTTTATATCTTCCTCTCGGGCGGGCTGTCTCAGCACGAGAGCTTCGACATGAAGCCCGACGCCCCCGAGGGGATCCGCGGCGAGTTCAAGCCGATCGCCACGGAGACGCCGGGGGTGCAGGTCTGCGAGCACCTCCCTGGTCTCGCGCGACGCAGCCGGCAGTGGGCCGTGGTGCGGTCGCTGACGCACGCGACGAACGACCACACGCTCGGGCATTACCTGATGCTGACGGGCCGCAGCAAGCCCGACCCCGACTACCGGGGCGACCGCCAGCCGCGCTCGACCGACTGGCCGTCGATCGCCTCGGTCGTCGGCGACGCGACGGCCGGCCGGGGCCACAACCTGCCGCCGGCGATCGTGGTGCCCGACCGCCTGGTCCACTGGTCGGGAGGCGCGATCCCCGGGGCGTACGGCGGGCAGATGGGCTCGCGCCGCGACCCCTTCTTCATCGAGGCCTCGCCTTATGGGAACCCCTTCTGGAAGGGGGCCTATCCCGAATACAGCTTCCCGAACGAGTCGATCAAGCCGCCGACGAGCCCCGACGAGCGCGTCTTCCAGGCCCCGAGCCTGACGCTCTCGCCCGGGATGACCCTGGACCGCCTGGCCCACCGCACCGAGCTGCTGGGCGAGCTGGACCGCCAGCGCGGCCTGCTCGAAGCCACGGCGACCGCCGCGCGTTTCGACCGCCATCGCCAGTCGGCCGTCTCGCTCCTGGCCTCGCCCGAGATCCGCCGCGCCTTCGACGTGACCCGGGCCGACGACGCGACGCAGGACCGCTACGGCCGCAACAGCTTCGGCTGGACCCTGCTGATGGCGTTTCGGCTCGTCGAGGCCGGGGTCTCGCTGGTCCAGGTCAACCTCGGCAGCAACGAGACCTGGGACACCCACGGCGACATCTTCCCCCGGCTCAAGGACAAGCTGCTGCCCCCGACCGACCGGGCGCTCGGCGCCCTGCTCGACGACCTGGAGGCGACGGGCCTGCTCGACTCCACCCTGGTCGTCATGGGGAGCGAGTTCGGGCGGACCCCCAAGCTGTCGACGCTCCCCGAGTCGTACAAGTTCGCCGGCCGCGACCACTGGGGGGCGGTGCAGAGCGTCTGGTTCGCCGGCGGCGGCGTCCGCGGCGGCACGGTCGTCGGCGCTTCCGACAAGATCGGGGCTTACCCGACGGCCACCCCGCAAACGCCCGAGAACCTGGCGGCGACCATCTACAAGGCGCTCGGCATCCCCGACACCGCGAGTTGGCGCGACGACCTGGACCGTCCCCACCTGATCTATCAAGGTTCGCCGATCCCCGGATTGATCTGA
- a CDS encoding Gfo/Idh/MocA family protein translates to MIENLARGGQDARGPKPPRIKVGQIGVGHAHAEKLAVFRRSDDYEVVGVVEPDDRLREKAASSDVYRGVPWMTREQLLATPGLQAVLVETRVRDLLDAAEACVAAGVHVHLDKPAGESLPQYRRILEAATKKNLWVQMGYMYRYNPGVRLLRDVLKRGWLGEVFEVQAVMSKVVDPVGRAAFAEYPGGTMFELGCHVIDLVVGVLGAPAKVTPYIRHSSKQADGLLDNMLAVFEYPHATATVRSTALEVEGFERRHLTVCGTEGTFHIQPLDDPSVRLALSAPRGPSKKGYQDVAMPRYTRYVDDAADLARVIRGEKPIDFRPEHDLAVQTAVLQASGRPLDA, encoded by the coding sequence ATGATCGAAAACCTGGCGCGAGGCGGACAAGACGCCCGCGGCCCGAAGCCGCCGCGCATCAAGGTCGGCCAGATCGGCGTGGGCCACGCGCACGCCGAGAAGCTGGCGGTGTTCCGTCGATCCGACGACTACGAGGTCGTCGGCGTCGTCGAGCCCGACGACCGGCTGCGCGAGAAGGCCGCGTCGAGCGACGTCTACCGGGGCGTCCCCTGGATGACCCGCGAACAACTGCTCGCCACGCCCGGCCTTCAGGCCGTGCTCGTCGAGACCCGCGTCCGCGACCTGCTCGACGCGGCCGAGGCCTGCGTGGCCGCCGGGGTCCACGTCCACCTCGACAAGCCGGCCGGCGAGTCGCTGCCGCAGTATCGCCGCATCCTGGAGGCCGCGACGAAGAAGAATCTCTGGGTCCAGATGGGTTACATGTACCGCTACAACCCCGGCGTGAGGCTGCTCCGCGACGTGCTCAAGCGCGGCTGGCTGGGCGAGGTCTTCGAGGTCCAGGCGGTCATGAGCAAGGTCGTCGACCCGGTCGGCCGGGCCGCCTTCGCCGAGTACCCCGGCGGCACCATGTTCGAGCTGGGCTGCCACGTCATCGACCTGGTCGTGGGCGTCCTGGGGGCCCCGGCGAAGGTCACGCCCTACATCCGCCACTCCTCGAAGCAGGCCGACGGCCTCCTCGACAACATGCTCGCCGTCTTCGAATACCCCCACGCGACCGCCACCGTGCGATCGACAGCCCTGGAAGTCGAGGGCTTCGAACGCCGCCACCTCACCGTCTGCGGCACCGAGGGGACGTTCCACATCCAGCCCCTCGACGACCCCTCCGTCCGCCTCGCCCTCTCGGCCCCCCGCGGCCCGTCCAAGAAGGGCTACCAGGACGTCGCCATGCCCCGATACACCCGCTACGTCGACGACGCCGCCGACCTCGCCCGCGTCATCCGCGGCGAGAAGCCGATCGACTTCCGTCCTGAGCACGACCTCGCCGTCCAGACCGCCGTGCTCCAGGCCAGCGGCCGGCCCCTCGACGCCTGA
- a CDS encoding DUF1501 domain-containing protein produces the protein MLNIQGRPRRVCDGLTRRDVLRAGGAGLLGTSLSTLLAAEEAGRVAGPRAKSVLFLFLFGGPSQLETFDLKPDAASGIRGPYRPIASRTPGLQICEHLPRLAELSDRFAVIRTMTHRSNDHNACHYIQTGHPLPQAQRGAAGVDATGQDWPAMGSVVEYLDRLGDADRPEDQRRDFPSYVYLPNPLGHIQGYDRAGGYAGWLGGTYDALATHIAKRGPDDNPYFRDCDDEELDFRIQGLDGPALMTLDRTRRRVGLLDQFDAARARLDQAQSTREFGRLQARAVRLMTSTAMRSAFDIRQEPERIRDRYGRHLFGQSALMGRRMIEAGARFVTVVWDCPDGYSWDSHTGSHDVGRHLLPGLDQTLSALIEDMNARGLLDETLIVCLGEMGRTPRPDTSTWGRGHWSHCFPAVLAGAGIRGGVAYGRSDKDAAYPSDHPVSPEDLAATVFHALGIAPDDRVSDPLGRPVAVMDGGRPLVELFG, from the coding sequence ATGCTCAACATCCAGGGCCGTCCGCGACGCGTCTGCGACGGGCTCACCCGGCGCGACGTGCTGCGGGCCGGCGGCGCGGGGCTACTGGGGACGAGCCTGTCGACGCTCCTCGCCGCCGAGGAGGCCGGCCGCGTCGCCGGGCCTCGGGCGAAGTCGGTCCTCTTCCTCTTCCTGTTCGGCGGGCCGAGCCAGCTCGAGACCTTCGACCTGAAGCCCGACGCCGCCAGCGGGATCCGCGGGCCCTACCGGCCGATCGCCTCGCGGACGCCGGGATTGCAGATCTGCGAGCACCTCCCCCGGCTCGCCGAGCTGTCCGACCGGTTCGCCGTGATCCGGACGATGACGCACCGCAGCAACGACCACAACGCCTGCCATTACATCCAGACCGGCCACCCCCTGCCGCAGGCCCAGCGCGGCGCGGCGGGGGTCGACGCCACCGGCCAGGACTGGCCCGCGATGGGCTCGGTCGTCGAGTACCTCGACCGCCTCGGCGACGCCGACAGGCCGGAAGACCAACGCCGCGACTTCCCGAGCTACGTGTACCTGCCCAACCCCCTCGGGCACATCCAGGGCTACGATCGCGCGGGGGGCTACGCGGGCTGGCTGGGCGGCACCTACGACGCCCTCGCCACCCACATCGCCAAGCGAGGGCCGGACGACAACCCCTACTTCCGCGACTGCGACGACGAGGAGCTGGACTTCCGCATCCAGGGGCTCGACGGCCCCGCCCTGATGACGCTCGACCGCACCCGCCGCCGGGTCGGCCTGCTCGATCAGTTCGACGCGGCGCGGGCTCGCCTCGACCAGGCCCAGTCGACGCGCGAATTCGGCCGGCTGCAAGCTCGCGCCGTTCGGCTGATGACCTCGACGGCCATGCGGTCGGCGTTCGACATCCGCCAGGAACCCGAGCGGATCCGCGACCGCTACGGCCGGCACCTGTTCGGCCAATCGGCGCTGATGGGGAGGCGGATGATCGAGGCCGGCGCCCGGTTCGTCACGGTCGTCTGGGACTGCCCCGACGGCTACAGCTGGGACAGCCACACCGGCTCGCACGACGTCGGCCGGCACCTGCTCCCCGGCCTCGACCAGACCCTCTCCGCCCTGATCGAAGATATGAACGCGCGCGGACTTCTGGATGAAACCCTGATCGTCTGCCTGGGCGAGATGGGCCGCACGCCCCGCCCCGACACCTCGACGTGGGGCCGCGGCCACTGGAGCCACTGCTTCCCCGCCGTGCTCGCCGGGGCCGGAATCCGCGGCGGCGTCGCCTACGGCCGATCCGACAAGGACGCGGCCTATCCGTCCGATCACCCGGTCTCCCCCGAAGACCTCGCCGCCACCGTCTTCCACGCCCTGGGGATCGCCCCCGACGACCGCGTTTCGGACCCGCTGGGCCGTCCGGTCGCCGTGATGGACGGCGGTCGGCCGCTCGTGGAGTTGTTCGGCTGA
- a CDS encoding DUF1501 domain-containing protein, producing MDDAFSLNRRRMLQKAGGGFGALALAAMLADEARAASPATPLSPREPHFPARAKRVIFLFMPGGPSQVDTFDPKPRLAKDHGKPSPKLYQGQARNILASPWKFHRHGESGLEVSELFPHVGACADRLCVIRSMVADDPNHPGGCLLMNTGERVATRPSLGSWISYGLGTENQNLPAFLAIGPGPLIEGSRQYGSAFLPAAYQGTFVSDLDRPIRNLKNVAVGLDRQRRELDALKRLNTMHLEDRRAEDGRLSARIETFDLAYRMQMEAPEAFDLGGESEATRRRYGLDQEATRDFGRQCLLARRLSERGVRFIQLYHTTGGFQPWDQHSDLKGGHAKNALATDQPIAALLQDLQSRGLLDETLVIWGGEFGRTPAAQGQDGRDHHPDGFTMWLAGGGVRGGMVHGATDEFGWDAVEDRVHVHDLHATILHLLGLDHERLTYRSTGRDYRLTDVYGNVVKKILA from the coding sequence ATGGACGACGCCTTCTCGCTGAATCGCCGGCGGATGCTCCAGAAAGCGGGCGGCGGCTTCGGCGCGCTCGCCCTGGCGGCCATGCTGGCCGACGAGGCCCGCGCGGCCTCGCCAGCGACGCCCCTGTCGCCGCGCGAGCCGCACTTCCCCGCGCGGGCGAAACGGGTCATCTTCCTGTTCATGCCCGGCGGCCCGTCGCAGGTCGACACGTTCGACCCCAAGCCCCGGCTCGCCAAGGATCACGGCAAGCCGTCGCCGAAGCTCTACCAGGGTCAGGCCCGGAACATCCTCGCGTCGCCCTGGAAGTTCCACAGGCACGGCGAGTCGGGCCTCGAGGTCAGCGAGCTGTTCCCCCACGTCGGCGCCTGCGCCGATCGGCTCTGCGTCATCCGCTCGATGGTGGCCGACGACCCCAACCATCCCGGCGGCTGCCTCTTGATGAACACCGGCGAGCGGGTGGCGACGCGTCCCAGCCTGGGCTCGTGGATCTCCTACGGCCTGGGGACCGAGAACCAGAACCTGCCGGCCTTCCTCGCGATCGGGCCGGGGCCGCTGATCGAGGGGAGTCGCCAGTACGGATCGGCCTTCCTGCCCGCGGCGTATCAGGGGACGTTCGTCTCCGACCTGGACCGGCCGATCCGCAACCTGAAGAACGTCGCCGTCGGACTCGATCGCCAGCGCCGGGAACTGGACGCCCTGAAGCGGCTCAACACGATGCACCTCGAAGACCGCCGCGCCGAGGACGGCCGGCTGTCGGCCCGGATCGAGACCTTCGACCTGGCCTACCGGATGCAAATGGAGGCGCCCGAGGCGTTCGACCTCGGCGGCGAGTCGGAGGCGACCCGGCGACGATACGGGCTCGACCAGGAGGCGACCCGTGACTTCGGCCGGCAATGCCTGCTGGCCCGGAGGCTGAGCGAGCGCGGGGTGCGGTTCATCCAGCTCTACCACACGACGGGCGGCTTCCAGCCCTGGGATCAGCACAGCGACCTGAAGGGCGGCCACGCCAAGAACGCCCTGGCGACCGACCAGCCGATCGCCGCGCTCCTGCAGGACCTGCAATCGCGAGGTCTCCTGGACGAGACTCTGGTGATCTGGGGCGGCGAGTTCGGCAGGACCCCGGCGGCCCAGGGCCAGGACGGCCGCGACCACCACCCCGACGGCTTCACCATGTGGCTGGCGGGGGGCGGCGTCCGCGGCGGCATGGTCCACGGCGCGACCGACGAGTTCGGCTGGGACGCCGTCGAGGACCGCGTGCACGTCCACGACCTCCACGCGACCATCCTCCACCTCCTCGGCCTCGACCACGAGAGGTTGACCTACCGCTCCACCGGGCGGGACTATCGACTGACCGACGTCTACGGCAACGTGGTGAAGAAGATCCTCGCGTGA